Sequence from the Helianthus annuus cultivar XRQ/B chromosome 13, HanXRQr2.0-SUNRISE, whole genome shotgun sequence genome:
GTTTTGATGTTTGTTTTTTATGCTTTtaactttttgtgtcaatttcaaatattttatgtcttttttatgtgtgttttttacatagttattaaaggcgttaGGCGCACTCAAGGTGCATAAGTCTCGCCTatggcctaggcgcaaggcgcaaaaaaaacGCGGGCCTGAGAAAAAAAAGCGCACTgcaaaaaaaacttaaaatatttttatataatagaaaATTAATACGATTCTTCAAATAAACTAAAACTAGAGCtatcatataacattttatattgtctatttagtaccaaaagttacaaatgctagtttattagtgtagaaaaatagttttcgttagataaaagtagaaatctagcTGGATTCTTGCCAGAATTTAaagaatttggccggaaactctCCAGAACCTAGGAATCTCGCTGGAATATGCGCATGAACCATCACCTgaagaattaaagcgcaattgccttgacttaaggcgcaattgcctcgccttgctaggaaattgggcctaggtgcaagaggcgatggcttttaacaactatggtttTTTATATCTTTGATGAATCCgatgatgaaattagttagtatcttggtttaaaaaagcgcgtcTTAAGCGCAAAACGCATCTAGGCGCAGGTCCTTGCGCCTTATGTAACACAAGGCGCACTGAGGCGCAGGTCTAAACGTCTGTACAAGAAGCGGAACTGAGGCGCACGCTTTTTGTACGTGGCTTGTTTTTGTGCAGCTGAGTGTTGTACAACAGGCTTTTTATGTTGTACgtttatgttttttttcattttaaaacacATATAAAGCTTTATTATAGCTAAATCATTGGTATTGGATGCTAAACACTTATgggatatataaaataaattttataatCACTTTGCGCCTTGTGTACGAAAAGctcaccgcttttgcgctttgcgcttcggttttagaccttgtcgcttttgtgcgcttcccgcttttttaaaccaaggttagtattttattttttataagatatataatttttatatttattttttaatccGCCTCGAGGCGTACGCCTCGTAAGCCGAAGGGAAAACTCCTTCTGAGGCGAGGGGAAAACACCTCGAGGCACGATTCCGTACCTTTAAACCTTGTTGGTGTCAGCTTCTTTTTTTCCCTGTTTTGTATGTTTTCTCTATTCCAACATTACTTTTCAGCTGATTTTGTTATGACCTGTCACCAACtcattagtaacattttgatatTTTATGTTATCCCCATCTCCTTGTATGTGTAATTTGTTGATGTTATAGTTGAATTTATTTGATTAGCACATTAATAGGGGTTCCTCTCTTGTTTGATTTTAATATAGTGTTGAAATCGAACTTTAATTTGGGGCGGCATTTTGTGAGTTGGGTTGGTTTATAACTGTTCATACGACAAACTTTTTGGTGTGTGGATTTTTGTTTGAAGGTTAGAGTGCAATGACTTGTAGATTTATTGATTAAAATTTGATATTTGTATCATATCCCTTCCTTATTATGCTCATGGTCAAAAGTTAAACTTTTAACACCCGCCCTGATTTGTCCGCATTGCCCACGAGGAGCTTATGGATTATTGTTTTGGTTACCCGAGTTGAAAGTTGAATCTTCTCATCAACAACCAATGTGCTCGAAACATGTTGGTGGTATTTGAGGTCGAAAATTCTTATGACCCGGGGATAGATGAGGCCATGACTGTTGGGTATTCCTTAAAGTTAAGCTAAAGGTTTAATTTTCACATGTTTTACATATTTAGCATGTGATTAGTGGCCTTTGACCAGCCAAAAGAATGGTATGATCCTATGACTGATATCGGAGATGATTTTTGCACATGGCTGCTCGTGTTAGAAAACGGTCAATGGACTTGATGGAGGGAATGGTTTTGAGGCGGCTTTTGTAACTCTATCTTAGGGTAATTCAGAAGTTGTATGCCAAAGgcttaaaaccaaaaaaaaaataaaattatatagtCGGCAGATGTGATCACAAAAGTTATATCATTTCAAAACCATCTGATCATTGGATAAATGATTCCATAGTTCTTAGTTCTTACGCATTAAAGATATACTTTGGGTGAATTTCCTATCAATTGACCTGTTTTCTCTTTAGCTAACTTTTCACGTATACATGTTTGACTCACTAGAGATAATACATGACCTCAATCGACCCGTTCATAACTAAATAGGTCAAATTTGCTACAACTAGTAATCTGGATTTTTTATTTCACGGATTTTAGTTAGAACTTCAGAACTCAAAACATGTTCTCGCCTGTTTGCAGATTCACGATACAGAAAATGCCCAAAAAGAGTTCATCCAAATCCAAACCAGGGCTGCAGAACCCTAAGGTAGCAAGTTGGGACATGTCGAAAAAAACGACATCTAAATCACCCAAACCTGCGTTAAAAAAACAAACCTTAGCAAAGGAGAAACCATCCTCCTCACCAAAACGATACGGGCAAGAAATCGATGAAATCTTCGGTAAGAAAAGAAAGAAACCCGAGGAGCAGAAGACTAGCAAAGCGAATAAAAAACCAagtaaagattcaaaagatgatGAATCCGTTAcccgaaagaaaaagaagagtaAATCTGGCGGTTCTAATGTGGATATGTTTGAAAATGAAGCGGTGGCTAAACCGAGGCGGAAAACTGCAGACGGGCTAACGATATACAGAGAAGAGGAGTTGGGGTTTGGTAAGGCGGATGCCGGTGGTACCCGTTTATGTCCTTTTGATTGTGATTGTTGTTTCTGAtgttatattaaaaataaactgtTTTATGTTAAACATAGTTTTGACTTGTTTAGTTCAATACTTCAATTGATTCTGCAATCATGTAACGTTAGTTTTTGGTTCGCGTTTGTGACTTTGTGCCTATAGTTTAAGTAGACATGAAAAAAAAACAGTTctggaaataaaaaaaaacccggAACTGGGTATTGAGGAACCCGATCCTACCAGCTGGTTATATATTCGGTTGTAACCCTATGATTCGAAATTGGATCCAACCCAGTTTTGCCCGAATTGAACCAAACATCTCAACAAACCGGTTCGATATCCGACCCAGTTTCATCAATATCTGGTTATTGACGCTTCTCGCAACTGGTTCCAACTTGGAACTGGttttgaagaaacccagtttTTCACCTTTAAGTTTAAGTGGTTTAAGTTAATGTTAACTCAGTTGTGCACTCagttgtttttttctttttttgtggCTGACCTACTCATTGCCTGTGAGGCCGTGATACCTTATGCAAATCCACATCGCCTGGTCCATAGGAGAGATACCGGGTGATAAGGAATGTCTCGTCTCAAATACCATCAACATTTTTTTGGATGAATCGACTGTGGATGAGAAGAGAACTTTCAGTT
This genomic interval carries:
- the LOC110899190 gene encoding uncharacterized protein C6G9.01c; translation: MPKKSSSKSKPGLQNPKVASWDMSKKTTSKSPKPALKKQTLAKEKPSSSPKRYGQEIDEIFGKKRKKPEEQKTSKANKKPSKDSKDDESVTRKKKKSKSGGSNVDMFENEAVAKPRRKTADGLTIYREEELGFGKADAGGTRLCPFDCDCCF